The Dioscorea cayenensis subsp. rotundata cultivar TDr96_F1 chromosome 19, TDr96_F1_v2_PseudoChromosome.rev07_lg8_w22 25.fasta, whole genome shotgun sequence genome includes a window with the following:
- the LOC120250015 gene encoding CTL-like protein DDB_G0274487: MAGTGKEEEEEEEEEEEVQKKKEGDEEEKRGVVVVAEPPAAAATISRLQAQRPPDPIHISSPPPPTPSSVQPILTTPPQGTNNIGIISLNSRVYTNRISLCLFLFHLLVATTAITFFSYKGVQGLLDIGSWRARRARMVLKFWLPPIEGSAILAIFLAFAWQKAVRTWPFFMVGFILWSCFATTMAAGILLLCFSLPATDGCGIALILFSIGTGLYACWSMRRTPFTARVFAKSLTPVAKFQALNGPAYLMLGVGFLWISIWCFAIIGALNFYYPPLTIIALVLSLAWTAEVMRNVANLTVSRVIALYYLRGMQCNVQFSFQRALSLNLGSACLGSLFVPTIEFLRIVARALNLLEGEDEFMFSCAHCCLRVMESIFRYGNSWAFVHIAAYGRGFVAASQSTWGMFEVQKMEELVDSDITSAVCFLTGVASGSLCVIFAASWTFSAHKHYTATVSLLAFYVGYLMTRIGMALPQACVACFYVCFAENPTNRLFDSTIPDRLNQIHSGRDPLVPTPRFPRRLIATA; the protein is encoded by the exons ATGGCAGGAACtggtaaagaagaagaagaggaggaggaggaggaggaggaggtacagaagaagaaggaaggtgatgaagaagagaaaagaggagTGGTGGTGGTTGCAGAGCCACCTGCAGCTGCAGCAACCATCTCTAGACTTCAAGCACAACGCCCTCCAGACCCCATCCACATCTCATCCCCACCTCCTCCAACCCCTTCTTCTGTTCAGCCAATCTTAACCACTCCTCCTCAG GGAACAAACAACATAGGCATAATCTCTCTCAACTCCAGAGTATACACCAACAGAATCTCTCTGTGCCTCTTCTTGTTCCATCTCCTGGTTGCCACCACCGCAATCACCTTCTTCAGCTACAAAGGCGTGCAAGGCTTGCTTGACATCGGCTCATGGCGTGCGAGGAGAGCACGCATGGTGCTCAAGTTCTGGCTTCCTCCTATCGAAGGCTCTGCAATCCTTGCCATCTTCTTAGCGTTCGCCTGGCAAAAAGCAGTACGGACGTGGCCATTTTTCATGGTTGGGTTCATCCTCTGGTCCTGTTTTGCCACCACTATGGCGGCAGGGATTCTCCTCCTCTGCTTCTCTCTCCCGGCCACAGACGGCTGTGGCATCGCACTAATCCTCTTCTCCATCGGCACCGGTCTCTACGCCTGCTGGTCCATGCGCCGCACTCCATTCACTGCACGCGTCTTCGCTAAGTCCCTCACACCAGTAGCCAAATTCCAAGCTTTGAACGGCCCGGCCTATCTCATGCTCGGTGTCGGCTTCCTCTGGATCTCAATCTGGTGCTTTGCCATCATCGGCGCTCTCAACTTCTACTACCCACCCTTAACCATCATCGCGCTCGTGCTGAGCCTGGCCTGGACCGCTGAAGTGATGCGCAATGTCGCCAATCTCACGGTCAGCCGCGTCATCGCTCTGTACTATCTCCGCGGGATGCAGTGCAACGTTCAGTTCAGCTTCCAGCGCGCCCTGTCACTCAACCTCGGCAGCGCGTGTTTGGGCTCGCTTTTCGTTCCCACCATCGAATTCCTCCGCATCGTCGCGCGCGCGCTCAATTTGTTGGAAGGTGAGGACGAATTCATGTTCTCGTGCGCGCACTGTTGCCTTCGTGTCATGGAATCCATCTTTCGTTATGGCAACAGCTGGGCTTTCGTTCAT ATCGCGGCGTATGGAAGGGGATTTGTGGCAGCGTCGCAGAGTACGTGGGGTATGTTCGAGGTGCAGAAGATGGAGGAGCTGGTGGACTCGGACATCACCAGTGCGGTTTGCTTCTTGACAGGCGTGGCCAGTGGTTCTCTTTGTGTTATCTTTGCTGCCTCTTGGACCTTCTCCGCCCATAAACACTACACCGCCACCGTCTCTTTGTTAGCCTTCTATGTTGGCTATCTCATG ACGAGGATAGGAATGGCGTTGCCACAAGCGTGTGTGGCGTGCTTCTATGTGTGTTTCGCTGAGAACCCGACGAACCGGCTGTTTGACTCGACCATACCGGACCGGCTAAACCAGATCCACTCAGGGCGTGACCCTCTCGTTCCTACGCCTCGGTTTCCTCGCCGTCTCATCGCTACCGCATGA
- the LOC120250014 gene encoding ABC transporter G family member 15-like, with protein MEEASSAAYLVWEDLMAVLPNYGSPRPAKKLLQGLSGYAAPGRIMAIMGPSGSGKSTLLDSLAGRLGRNVVLTGKVLLNGKKRRLDYGVVAYVTQENVLLGTLTVRETITYSAHLRLPTTMRKKEVQAVVERILDEMGLQECADRPIGNWHLRGISGGEQKRLSIALEILTRPRLLFLDEPTSGLDSASAFFVIQTLRQMARDGNKTIISSIHQPSGEVFALFDDLYLLSGGEAVYFGDAKLATEFFAEVGFPCPSRRNPSDHFLRCINSDFDLVNATLRGSLKHLAETESSSDPLSKLGTSEIKAILIDRYKSSDYALMARQRIQEISKMEGLTVGSEKGSHATWLKQLTTLTRRSFVNMSRDIGYYWGRIVIYIVVSLCVGSVYYNVGTSYTAILGRASCGGFVSGFMTFMSIGGFPSFVEEMKVFSRERQNGHYGVAVFILSNFLSSFPFLAAVSIASGTITYFMVRFHKGFSHYAYFTISLYGGVAVIESIMMIVASLVPNFLMGIITGAGIIGIMMMTAGFFRLLPDLPKPVWRYPISYISYGSWALQGNYKNDLLGLEFDPLVPGDKKLSGEYIIKHLFGISLARSKWFDLSIVFVLLIAYRILFFLILKFKERASPVLRSIYARTTIHHIMKRPSFQKRKSSFSSRNPPHHPMSSQEGLSSPLP; from the exons ATGGAGGAGGCGAGCTCTGCCGCATACTTGGTCTGGGAGGATCTCATGGCTGTGCTGCCCAACTATGGCAGTCCAAGGCCAGCGAAGAAGCTGCTCCAGGGCCTCAGTGGGTATGCGGCTCCTGGACGGATCATGGCCATAATGGGACCCTCTGGATCAGGGAAGTCTACGCTTCTTGATTCATTGGCAG GGAGGTTGGGGAGAAATGTGGTTCTCACTGGGAAGGTGTTGCTGAATGGGAAGAAGAGGAGGCTTGATTACGGTGTTGTG GCTTATGTGACACAAGAAAATGTTCTGCTTGGGACTCTGACAGTCAGAGAGACCATCACTTACTCAGCTCACTTGAGGCTTCCTACCACTATGAGAAAGAAGGAGGTGCAAGCTGTAGTGGAACGCATCCTTGATGAAATGGGACTGCAAGAATGTGCTGACCGGCCAATAGGGAACTGGCATTTGAGGGGAATTAGTGGTGGAGAGCAGAAGAGGCTCAGCATTGCTTTGGAGATACTCACTCGCCCTCGTCTCTTGTTCTTGGATGAGCCTACAAGTGGCCTGGATAGTGCCTCTGCTTTCTTTGTGATTCAGACATTGAGGCAGATGGCGAGAGATGGTAACAAGACCATTATCTCATCGATTCATCAGCCTAGCGGTGAAGTTTTTGCTCTCTTCGATGATCTCTACCTCTTGTCTGGTGGGGAGGCTGTTTACTTTGGAGATGCCAAGTTGGCTACCGAG TTTTTTGCAGAGGTTGGATTCCCTTGTCCCAGCAGAAGAAATCCTTCAGACCACTTCCTTCGGTGTATTAATTCTGATTTTGATCTTGTTAATGCTACGCTGAGAGGATCACTAAAACACCTTGCA GAAACAGAATCATCATCAGATCCTCTGTCAAAGTTAGGCACCTCTGAGATAAAAGCAATTCTTATTGACAGATACAAGAGCTCGGACTATGCATTAATGGCCAGACAAAGAATTCAAGAGATATCCAAAATG GAAGGGCTAACAGTGGGGTCAGAGAAAGGAAGCCATGCCACGTGGCTGAAGCAGCTCACTACATTAACAAGAAGATCATTTGTCAACATGTCCAGGGATATTGGTTACTATTGGGGTCGGATTGTCATATATATAGTTGTTTCTCTTTGTGTTGGCAGTGTATATTACAATGTGGGAACAAGCTATACAGCCATACTGGGGAGAGCCTCTTGTGGTGGTTTTGTATCAGGCTTCATGACTTTCATGTCCATCGGAGGGTTTCCATCGTTTGTTGAAGAGATGAAGGTTTTCTCACGCGAAAGGCAAAATGGGCATTACGGTGTTGCAGTATTCATACTATCCAACTTCTTGTCATCCTTTCCCTTCTTGGCTGCAGTCTCTATTGCTTCTGGAACTATAACATATTTTATGGTGAGATTTCACAAGGGCTTCTCTCATTATGCCTATTTCACCATCAGTCTCTACGGTGGTGTTGCGGTGATAGAGAGCATCATGATGATTGTTGCATCCCTTGTTCCAAACTTTCTAATGGGCATTATCACTGGAGCTGGTATCATT GGAATTATGATGATGACGGCCGGGTTCTTCCGTTTGCTGCCTGATCTTCCTAAGCCTGTTTGGCGCTATCCAATATCTTATATCAGCTATGGTTCATGGGCCTTGCAG GGCAATTACAAGAATGATTTACTTGGTCTAGAGTTTGATCCTCTGGTTCCTGGAGATAAAAAATTGAGTGGAGAATACATCATCAAACACTTATTTGGAATCAGTTTGGCTCGTTCAAAGTGGTTTGATTTATCAATTGTTTTTGTCTTGCTGATTGCATACAggattctcttctttctcataTTGAAGTTCAAGGAGCGAGCTTCCCCTGTTTTAAGATCAATCTATGCAAGAACAACAATTCACCATATAATGAAAAGGCCTTCATTTCAGAAGAGgaaatcttcattttcttctcgaAATCCACCTCACCACCCAATGTCTTCACAGGAAGGTCTTAGCTCTCCTCTGCCATAA
- the LOC120283259 gene encoding villin-2-like, whose translation MSGTTKNLDPAFQGVGQRVGTEIWRIENFQPVPLAKSDYGKFYSGDSYIVLQTTAGKGGAYLYDIHFWLGKDTSQDEAGTAAIKTVELDAVLGGRAVQHRELQGHESDKFLSYFKPCIIPLEGGVASGFKAPEEEKFETRLYVCRGKRVVRLKQVPFARSSLNHDDVFILDTENKIYQFNGANSNIQERAKSLEVIQFLKDKYHEGMCEVAIIDDGKLVAESDSGEFWVLFGGFAPIGKKAVGEDDITLEVTPGQLYSINDGQLKLEESIISKAMLENNKCYLLDCGAELFVWVGRVTQVEDRKAASKAAEEFIISQNRPKTTRITQVIQGFETRSFKSNFESWPAGTGSGTSSGEDGRGKVAALLKQQGVDVKGAAKGSPVNEDIPPLLEGNGKTEVWRINGSAKTPLPKEEAGKFYSGDCYIVLYTYHSGEKKEEYFLSCWLGKDSIQDDQMMAIRLANTMCNSLKGRPVLGRILQGKEPPQFIAIFQPMIVLKGGISSGYKKFIAEKNLNDETYTSDGIALIQISGTSIHNNKAVQVDPVATSLSSTDCFLLQSGNSLFTWHGNSSTFEQQQWAAKVAEFLKPGATLKHAKEGTESSAFWFALGGKQSFTSKKVPQDMVRDPHLYTFLINKGKLEVTEVFNFSQDDLLTEDLLILDTHAEVFVWVGQSVDSKEKQKAFEFGQKYIDLAVALEGLSPDVPLYRVLEGNEPCFFTTYFSWDGTKSIVQGNSFQKKLAFLFGTAVHAAESRDKSNNSNNGGPTQRASALAALSSAFNPSGSAQSSEKSNYSNQGGPTQRASALAALSSAFNPSSGTKAAAPKPSWSGQGSQRAAAVAALSGVLTAEQKMGTSDGSGARISRTSSVDTNMDETVKTDDANSEEADPLEISSAVDGGESISESNGADSDAKQDSLVEENGDGKTFSYERLKSKSSKPVTGIDYKRREAYLSDEEFQTVLRMTKEAFYQQPKWKQDMQKRKADLF comes from the exons ATGTCCGGCACTACCAAAAATCTCGATCCCGCCTTCCAGGGAGTTGGGCAGAGAGT AGGGACGGAAATATGGCGGATTGAAAACTTTCAGCCAGTTCCTTTGGCTAAATCTGATTATGGTAAATTTTATTCTGGAGATTCCTACATTGTTTTACAG ACAACTGCTGGAAAAGGTGGTGCTTACCTATATGACATCCACTTTTGGCTTGGAAAGGACACTAGCCAA GATGAAGCTGGAACTGCAGCAATCAAGACAGTTGAATTAGATGCAGTCCTTGGAGGCCGTGCAGTTCAGCATAGGGAACTTCAAGGTCATGAATCTGACAAGTTTCTATCATACTTTAAACCATGCATTATTCCATTGGAGGGTGGTGTTGCTTCTGGATTCAAAGCACCTGAAGAAGAAAAGTTTGAAACAAGGCTGTATGTTTGTAGAGGAAAACGAGTTGTTAGATTGAAGCAG GTTCCCTTTGCTCGCTCATCACTGAATCATGATGATGTGTTTATCTTGGatactgaaaataaaatataccaaTTTAATGGTGCTAACTCCAATATCCAAGAAAGAGCAAAATCTTTGGAGGTAATACAGTTTTTGAAGGACAAGTACCATGAAGGGATGTGTGAAGTTGCTATTATCG ATGATGGGAAGCTTGTAGCAGAGTCTGACTCTGGTGAATTTTGGGTCCTATTTGGAGGTTTTGCACCAATAGGTAAAAAGGCGGTTGGAGAAGATGATATCACTCTTGAAGTAACTCCTGGCCAACTTTATAG TATTAATGATGGCCAATTAAAGTTGGAAGAAAGCATTATCTCTAAAGCAATGCTTGAAAACAATAAATGTTACTTGCTGGACTGTGGTGCTGAGTTATTTGTTTGGGTTGGACGGGTAACACAAGTGGAGGACAGAAAAGCCGCTAGTAAAGCTGCTGAG GAGTTTATTATTAGTCAGAATAGGCCAAAGACAACACGCATAACTCAAGTCATCCAAGGTTTTGAGACACGTTCATTCAAGTCCAACTTTGAATCATGGCCTGCCGGTACAGGTTCAGGCACATCTTCTGGAGAGGACGGACGAGGGAAAGTGGCAG CTCTGCTAAAGCAACAGGGAGTTGATGTGAAAGGAGCGGCAAAAGGCTCTCCTGTGAATGAAGACATCCCTCCTTTGCTTGAAGGAAATGGGAAAACCGAG GTATGGCGCATTAACGGTAGTGCCAAGACTCCACTCCCCAAGGAAGAGGCTGGAAAATTTTACAGTGGGGATTGCTATATTGTTCTTTACACATATCATTCTGGTGAGAAGAAGGAGGAATACTTCTTGTCCTGTTGGCTGGGCAAGGATAGTATTCAG GATGACCAAATGATGGCTATCCGATTGGCCAACACGATGTGCAATTCATTGAAAGGAAGACCTGTTCTG GGGCGCATTCTTCAAGGGAAAGAGCCACCACAATTTATTGCAATATTTCAACCCATGATTGTTTTGAAG GGAGGAATCAGTTCTGGTTACAAAAAGTTCATAGCTGAAAAGAATCTGAATGATGAAACTTACACTTCTGATGGCATTGCTCTGATACAAATATCTGGGACATCAATTCATAACAACAAAGCAGTGCAAGTTGATCCA GTGGCAACATCCCTTAGCTCCACTGACTGTTTCCTGTTGCAATCTGGCAATTCACTGTTCACTTGGCATGGGAATTCCAGTACATTTGAACAGCAACAGTGGGCTGCAAAGGTGGCGGAATTCTTGAAG CCTGGGGCTACCCTGAAGCATGCTAAGGAGGGAACCGAGAGCTCAGCTTTCTGGTTTGCTCTTGGTGGGAAGCAAAGTTTTACCAGCAAAAAGGTTCCACAAGATATGGTCAGAGATCCTCACCTCTATACTTTCTTAATCAATAAAG GAAAATTGGAG GTTACAGAAGTTTTCAACTTCTCACAAGATGATTTGTTGACCGAGGATTTATTGATCCTTGATACCCATGCAGAGGTCTTTGTTTGGGTTGGCCAATCTGTTGATTCCAAGGAAAAACAGAAGGCTTTTGAATTTGGCCAG AAATACATAGATCTTGCAGTAGCCCTTGAAGGGTTATCCCCAGATGTTCCACTCTATAGAGTTTTGGAAGGGAATGAGCCTTGTTTTTTCACTACATACTTCTCATGGGATGGCACAAAGTCAATT gTTCAAGGAAATTCTTTCCAAAAGAAGCTGGCATTTCTATTTGGCACTGCTGTACATGCTGCAGAG TCTAGGGACAAGTCTAACAATTCAAATAATGGAGGACCTACCCAAAGGGCATCTGCATTAGCTGCCTTATCCTCAGCATTTAATCCTTCCGGCTCAGCCCAATCCAGTGAAAAATCTAATTATTCAAATCAAGGGGGGCCGACTCAAAGGGCATCAGCATTAGCAGCGTTGTCTTCTGCATTCAATCCTTCTTCGGGTACCAAAGCAGCAGCCCCAAAGCCATCTTGGTCAGGCCAAGGGTCCCAGAGAGCTGCTGCTGTTGCAGCACTGTCTGGTGTACTAACTGCTGAGCAAAAGATGGGAACTTCTGATGGTTCAGGTGCCCGGATCAGCCGCACCAGTTCTGTTGATACAAATATGGACG AAACTGTGAAGACTGATGATGCCAACTCGGAGGAAGCAGATCCTTTAGAAATTTCTTCAGCTGTGGATGGAGGAGAATCCATATCTGAGAGTAATGGTGCAGATTCTGATGCAAAACAGGACAGTTTGGTAGAGGAGAATGGAGATGGAAAGACCTTTAGCTATGAGAGGCTAAAATCCAAATCCAGCAAACCTGTCACTGGAATTGATTACAAACGCCGGGAG GCCTATCTTTCAGATGAGGAGTTCCAGACAGTGCTTCGAATGACCAAGGAAGCATTTTATCAGCAGCCAAAGTGGAAGCAGGACATGCAGAAAAGAAAGGCTGATCTTTTCTGA
- the LOC120250239 gene encoding agmatine coumaroyltransferase-1-like → MEVKVTSSTILTSPISHASDVPLTIFDRFALNLHVAILFAFTPPTSTNTDIISGLSNILVNFPTLTANFSTNSHGRPCLTVGGSDGGVLVVEATVSSKLEDHLPLTPSPDFRLLHPEVNDAKHLLQVQLNRFQCGGLVIGITSHHRVADGQSMGSFIVAWGKMVRGIPVDPLPVYDQKWLKPRDPPLVQFDHLGTEFIPLSPQPNEFKATPVYADPSEITNMLLHYTPEFIMRLKAHTNKLNTEKQTTFETLTGYIWRKVTIARQLDDEEGTMLIVGVNGRRRLQPPVPSEFFGNLVLHAYPKTKARALIEGGVVMAAEIVREAVRATGNDYFRSFIDLAEVYRDSDLVACHEKRGNVLSPNLEVNSWLGLGLDVVDFGGGGKLCGISMTWEHYEGLSILIPSLSPDGDVDVFVSLFEKDAMRFREISHSLD, encoded by the coding sequence ATGGAAGTGAAAGTAACAAGCTCCACCATCCTCACAAGCCCCATCTCTCACGCTTCCGACGTCCCCCTCACCATCTTCGACCGCTTCGCCCTCAACCTCCACGTCGCCATCCTCTTCGCCTTCACTCCTCCCACCTCCACCAACACTGACATCATCTCTGGCCTCTCCAATATTCTCGTCAACTTCCCAACTCTCACCGCCAACTTCTCCACCAACTCCCATGGCCGCCCTTGTCTCACTGTTGGGGGCTCTGATGGAGGTGTGCTCGTCGTTGAAGCCACTGTCTCATCCAAACTAGAAGATCACCTGCCTCTCACTCCCTCACCGGATTTCAGACTCCTCCATCCTGAGGTCAATGACGCAAAGCACTTGCTCCAAGTTCAGCTCAACAGGTTCCAGTGCGGCGGGTTGGTCATCGGCATCACCAGCCACCACCGTGTCGCTGACGGCCAGTCAATGGGCTCTTTCATTGTAGCATGGGGGAAGATGGTACGTGGTATCCCCGTTGATCCACTTCCAGTATATGATCAGAAGTGGCTCAAGCCTCGGGATCCTCCTTTGGTGCAGTTTGATCACTTGGGGACTGAATTCATCCCTTTATCTCCTCAACCAAATGAGTTTAAGGCCACTCCAGTTTATGCTGATCCTAGTGAGATCACCAACATGTTGTTGCACTACACTCCAGAGTTCATTATGAGGCTCAAAGCTCACACCAATAAATTGAACACTGAGAAGCAAACTACGTTTGAGACACTGACAGGGTATATATGGAGGAAGGTGACGATAGCACGTCAGTTGGATGATGAGGAGGGTACCATGCTGATTGTGGGAGTGAATGGTAGACGTCGGTTACAGCCTCCGGTGCCGTCAGAGTTTTTTGGTAACTTGGTTCTGCATGcatatccaaaaacaaaagcaagagcATTGATCGAAGGAGGGGTGGTGATGGCGGCGGAGATTGTTCGCGAAGCGGTGCGAGCCACCGGGAATGATTATTTCCGGTCGTTTATTGACCTTGCTGAGGTTTACAGAGATAGCGATCTAGTGGCTTGCCATGAGAAGCGAGGCAATGTGTTGTCACCAAATTTGGAGGTTAATAGCTGGTTAGGGCTTGGGCTTGATGTGGTTGATTTTGGCGGAGGTGGGAAGCTTTGTGGTATTTCGATGACATGGGAGCATTATGAAGGGCTTTCAATCCTCATCCCTTCTTTGTCTCCGGACGGTGAcgtggatgtttttgtttctctgTTTGAAAAGGATGCAATGAGATTTAGGGAGATATCTCACTctttggattag